Proteins from a single region of Chromobacterium sp. ATCC 53434:
- a CDS encoding endonuclease yields MKSAEVRRLAEWGEAVLSGVGGGQQPAEAKAVRPATLVRGGKEVGHRDFPAAKRILPRIYSGMEVDFYCGCRYRDKAVDWQSCGYRPRKSETRASRIEWEHVVPAWVLGHQRQCWQQGGRKACGDRDALFRMAEGDLNNLVPAVGEVNGDRANFAYGAWEAHPRPIYGQCRSLVDFKQKRFQPREEVRGAAARITLYMHQRYGLRISDQDRKLMCAWARQYPVDEWERQRDKRIVQWQGEGNFLVSRPEELSRMCG; encoded by the coding sequence GTGAAATCCGCGGAGGTGCGGCGCTTGGCGGAATGGGGCGAGGCGGTGCTGTCCGGCGTCGGCGGCGGGCAGCAGCCGGCCGAGGCCAAGGCGGTCAGGCCCGCGACCCTGGTTCGAGGCGGAAAGGAGGTCGGTCATCGCGACTTCCCCGCGGCCAAGCGCATTCTGCCGCGGATTTATTCCGGCATGGAGGTCGACTTCTACTGCGGTTGCCGCTACCGGGACAAGGCGGTGGACTGGCAGTCCTGCGGCTATCGTCCGCGCAAGTCGGAGACCCGAGCCAGCCGGATCGAGTGGGAGCACGTGGTGCCGGCCTGGGTGCTCGGCCACCAGCGGCAGTGCTGGCAGCAGGGCGGCCGCAAGGCCTGCGGCGACCGCGACGCGCTGTTCCGGATGGCGGAAGGCGATCTGAACAATCTGGTGCCGGCGGTCGGCGAGGTCAACGGCGATCGCGCCAATTTCGCCTATGGCGCCTGGGAAGCCCATCCCCGGCCGATTTACGGCCAGTGCCGTTCGCTGGTCGATTTCAAGCAGAAGCGTTTCCAGCCGCGCGAGGAAGTGCGCGGCGCCGCGGCGCGGATCACACTATACATGCACCAGCGCTACGGCCTGCGCATCAGCGATCAGGACCGCAAGCTGATGTGCGCCTGGGCGCGGCAATATCCGGTCGACGAGTGGGAGCGGCAGCGCGACAAACGCATCGTGCAGTGGCAGGGGGAGGGAAACTTCCTGGTGTCGCGGCCGGAGGAATTGAGCCGCATGTGCGGTTGA
- a CDS encoding TonB-dependent siderophore receptor, which yields MKRTKLALALAVIGIGAQAPQAWADEASELDRVEVTGSNIKRSIKQEKALPVSIIRTEDMAKQGFTTVEQVVNSLASNQSNLVGASSVQSVSGGASYAGLRGFDPQYTLVLLDGRRVANQAISGIATDLNAIPLSAIDRIEVLRDGASALYGSDAIGGVMNFITKKSYQGMTISGEALATQHKGGDSANVSVLGGVGDLAKDGWNAYGVLSYQKSRAIKTVDRDFATKNQSLSPITYPANFLYQSKGNPGDGNVYNASMPGCRPPYSTPKDATSCGEKTWMFMDLTPEVEQFTANGKLSKQFGDHLLTAQYLGSRNISITRIGPTPMQSVATLTAGVNKYFPTVLPDGSPVTPGATAVLNLRSDPLGPRSTKSTSDTQRLALNLEGLIGGWDYRTGAAYSSNKTTINYKSGYVNSEKIEQALLSDQINPFGDSPASAWQNVELKGDGWISKYETALADFKASKEIFALPAGNVAAAIGGELRHEKLDSQIQDLAQYAIGSGIADSKSTKGSRNISALYLEAEVPVIKGLDVQLAARYDKYSDFGKAFNPKVAFKYQPTAQILFRGSASRGFRAPSLFDVFQPDAKTYTNGNDLNDPVRCPNGTPANGGDKTDCGTTFFAKQGGNSKLEPERASSLTFGVVIEPVKDITASVDFWWTTIHKVIGVLDNDLIFQDPVKYADRFVRVDPSNPYSKLDYVSTPTENLGNLSASGLDASFSWRLPKTRYGNVAINLDGTYTSKFTQQVEAGGQYYSRLSQWNNGLQPIVRWKHSLGFNWSLENWSASLTQNYVSGYTDYKATNNVKPYSNWNLSSTYLWQKKLSVTAGVKNLFDQEPPFSNQNKFFQKGFDPILADPVGRAYFLKASYKL from the coding sequence ATGAAAAGAACCAAGCTGGCGCTGGCGCTGGCTGTCATCGGCATTGGCGCTCAGGCGCCTCAGGCCTGGGCCGACGAGGCCTCCGAGCTGGACCGGGTGGAAGTGACCGGCTCCAATATCAAACGCAGCATCAAGCAGGAAAAAGCGCTGCCGGTCAGCATCATCCGCACCGAGGACATGGCCAAGCAGGGCTTCACCACGGTGGAGCAGGTGGTCAACTCCCTGGCCAGCAACCAATCCAACCTGGTCGGCGCGTCGTCGGTGCAGTCGGTCAGCGGGGGCGCCTCGTACGCCGGCCTGCGCGGTTTTGATCCGCAATACACGCTGGTGCTGCTCGATGGCCGCCGGGTGGCCAATCAGGCCATTTCCGGCATCGCAACCGATCTGAACGCCATTCCGCTGTCGGCGATAGACCGGATCGAGGTACTGCGGGATGGCGCTTCGGCGCTGTATGGCAGCGACGCGATCGGCGGGGTGATGAATTTCATCACCAAGAAGAGCTACCAGGGCATGACCATTTCCGGCGAGGCGCTGGCCACCCAGCACAAGGGCGGCGATTCCGCGAATGTCAGCGTGCTGGGCGGTGTCGGCGATCTCGCCAAGGACGGCTGGAACGCATACGGGGTGCTGTCGTACCAGAAGAGCAGGGCGATCAAGACTGTCGATCGCGACTTCGCCACCAAGAACCAGTCGCTGAGCCCCATCACCTATCCGGCAAACTTCCTGTACCAGTCCAAGGGCAATCCCGGGGACGGCAATGTCTACAACGCTTCGATGCCGGGCTGCCGTCCGCCGTACTCGACGCCGAAGGATGCGACCAGCTGTGGCGAAAAAACCTGGATGTTCATGGACTTGACGCCGGAGGTGGAGCAATTCACCGCCAACGGCAAGCTGAGCAAACAGTTTGGCGACCACCTGCTGACGGCGCAGTATCTGGGTTCGCGGAACATCAGCATCACCCGTATCGGCCCGACGCCTATGCAGTCGGTCGCCACGCTGACGGCGGGCGTCAACAAATACTTCCCGACCGTGTTGCCCGATGGCTCGCCGGTCACGCCGGGCGCCACGGCGGTGCTGAACCTGCGCAGCGATCCGCTGGGCCCCAGGAGCACCAAGAGCACGTCCGACACGCAGCGGCTGGCGTTGAATCTGGAAGGTTTGATTGGCGGCTGGGACTATCGGACCGGCGCCGCTTATTCATCGAACAAGACCACGATCAATTACAAGAGCGGCTATGTGAACAGCGAGAAGATAGAGCAGGCGCTGTTGTCGGACCAGATCAACCCGTTCGGGGACTCTCCGGCCAGCGCTTGGCAGAACGTCGAGCTGAAAGGGGACGGCTGGATTTCGAAATATGAAACCGCCCTGGCCGACTTCAAGGCCAGCAAGGAGATTTTCGCCTTGCCGGCCGGCAATGTCGCGGCGGCGATAGGCGGGGAATTGCGGCACGAGAAGCTGGACAGCCAGATCCAGGATCTGGCGCAGTACGCGATCGGCTCCGGCATCGCGGACTCCAAATCGACCAAGGGCAGCCGCAATATCTCGGCGCTGTACCTGGAGGCGGAAGTGCCGGTCATCAAGGGTCTGGATGTGCAGCTGGCCGCCCGCTACGACAAGTACAGCGACTTCGGCAAGGCTTTCAATCCCAAGGTGGCGTTCAAGTATCAGCCGACGGCGCAGATCCTGTTCCGCGGCTCCGCCAGCAGGGGATTCCGCGCGCCGTCGCTGTTCGATGTCTTTCAGCCGGATGCCAAGACCTATACCAATGGCAACGATCTGAACGATCCGGTGCGCTGCCCGAACGGCACGCCGGCAAACGGCGGCGACAAGACCGATTGCGGCACCACGTTCTTCGCCAAGCAGGGCGGGAATAGCAAGCTGGAACCGGAACGCGCCAGCTCCCTGACCTTCGGCGTGGTGATCGAGCCGGTAAAGGATATCACTGCCAGCGTCGACTTCTGGTGGACCACCATCCACAAGGTGATAGGCGTGCTGGATAACGATCTGATTTTCCAGGATCCGGTCAAGTATGCCGATCGGTTCGTTCGCGTGGATCCGAGCAATCCGTACTCCAAGCTCGACTATGTGTCCACCCCGACCGAGAACCTCGGCAATCTGAGCGCCTCCGGCCTGGACGCGTCGTTCTCCTGGCGTTTGCCTAAGACTCGTTACGGCAATGTCGCCATCAATCTGGACGGCACCTACACCTCCAAATTCACCCAGCAGGTGGAGGCGGGCGGCCAGTACTACTCGCGTCTGAGCCAGTGGAACAATGGCTTGCAACCCATTGTGCGCTGGAAGCACAGCCTGGGCTTCAACTGGTCCCTGGAGAACTGGAGCGCGTCGCTGACGCAGAATTATGTGTCCGGCTACACCGACTACAAGGCGACCAACAACGTCAAGCCGTATTCGAACTGGAACCTGTCGTCGACCTATCTGTGGCAGAAGAAGTTGAGCGTGACCGCAGGGGTGAAGAACCTGTTCGACCAGGAGCCGCCGTTCAGCAACCAGAACAAGTTCTTCCAGAAAGGATTCGATCCGATTCTGGCCGACCCGGTCGGCCGCGCCTACTTCTTGAAAGCGTCATACAAACTGTAG
- a CDS encoding M13 family metallopeptidase, translating into MKIKALALALLLAGQAWGHGLSGIDTGNFDRSVRPQDDIYLAVNGKWLDTHEIPPTESWEGAFKELRDLSEARSRGLIEGSSVQAGGNQQRIAALYASFMDEAMADKKGLQPLEPDLQAVTMLSGRGELLRLLGGWQSGNVRLPLALEVGIDAKDATAYLPELSQSGLAMPDRDYYLGKDARFAKARAAYQGYLERLFRLAGYAQPEKRAKRVMALETKLAQLQRSRVDNRDPQKRYNKMTLAQLGKLAPKLDWHGFFAAAGIADPGLFNVDQPEYVKGLALLLQKEPLLVWQDYLIAHTLDGYAPYLDKALSDARFDFYGKALSGAKEQRPRWKRGVQLVEGSLGEALGQLYVAKYFPPENKQKMQQLVANLMQAYHQSIDGLSWMGPATKQAAQYKLSKYMLKIGYPDHWRDYDGLALKADDLVGNVKRSSHFEYQWQLSHLGKPVDRTEWGMTPQTVNAYYNPSQNEIVFPAAILQPPFFSVAADDAANYGGIGAVIGHEISHGFDDQGSQFDADGNLRDWWTAEDKERFHELTSKLVAQYNAYEPLPGKHVNGELTLGENIADNAGLQIAYKAYQLSLGGKPAPVIDGMSGDQRFFYGFAQIWRGKARDEALLARLVSDPHSPEAFRAIGATSNSDAFQQAFGVKSGDKMFKPEDKRIRIW; encoded by the coding sequence ATGAAAATAAAGGCGTTGGCGCTGGCCCTGCTGCTGGCCGGCCAGGCTTGGGGGCACGGGCTGTCCGGCATCGATACCGGCAATTTCGACCGCAGTGTCCGTCCGCAGGACGACATCTATCTCGCGGTCAACGGCAAATGGCTGGATACCCACGAGATTCCGCCGACCGAGTCGTGGGAAGGGGCGTTCAAGGAATTGCGCGATCTGAGCGAGGCGCGCAGTCGCGGCCTGATCGAAGGGTCTTCGGTCCAGGCCGGCGGCAATCAGCAGCGGATCGCCGCCTTGTACGCCAGCTTCATGGACGAGGCCATGGCTGACAAGAAGGGCTTGCAGCCGCTGGAGCCGGACCTGCAGGCGGTGACCATGCTGTCCGGTCGCGGCGAATTGCTGCGCCTGCTGGGCGGCTGGCAGTCGGGCAATGTCAGGCTTCCGCTGGCGCTGGAAGTGGGCATAGATGCCAAGGACGCCACCGCCTACCTGCCGGAGCTGTCGCAGAGCGGGCTGGCGATGCCGGACCGCGATTACTATCTGGGCAAGGACGCGCGCTTCGCCAAGGCCAGGGCGGCCTATCAGGGCTATCTCGAGCGTTTGTTCCGTCTGGCCGGTTATGCGCAGCCGGAAAAACGCGCCAAGCGAGTGATGGCGCTGGAAACCAAGCTGGCCCAGCTGCAGCGCAGCAGGGTGGACAACCGCGATCCGCAGAAGCGTTACAACAAGATGACGCTGGCCCAGCTGGGCAAGCTGGCGCCCAAGCTTGACTGGCACGGCTTCTTCGCCGCGGCCGGCATCGCCGATCCGGGCTTGTTCAATGTCGATCAGCCGGAATATGTCAAAGGCCTGGCCCTGCTGCTGCAGAAGGAGCCGCTGCTCGTGTGGCAGGACTACCTGATCGCGCATACGCTGGACGGCTATGCGCCGTATCTGGACAAGGCCTTGAGCGATGCCCGCTTCGATTTCTACGGCAAGGCGCTGTCCGGCGCCAAGGAGCAGCGTCCGCGCTGGAAGCGCGGCGTGCAACTGGTCGAAGGTTCGTTGGGCGAGGCGCTGGGTCAGTTGTACGTGGCCAAGTATTTCCCGCCGGAGAACAAGCAGAAGATGCAGCAACTGGTGGCCAACCTGATGCAGGCCTATCACCAGAGCATAGACGGCCTGAGCTGGATGGGGCCGGCCACCAAGCAGGCGGCGCAGTACAAGCTGTCCAAATACATGTTGAAGATCGGTTATCCGGACCACTGGCGCGATTACGACGGCCTGGCGTTGAAGGCGGACGATCTCGTCGGCAACGTCAAGCGCTCCAGCCACTTCGAGTATCAGTGGCAGCTGTCCCATCTGGGCAAGCCGGTGGACCGGACCGAGTGGGGCATGACGCCGCAGACCGTCAACGCCTATTACAACCCCAGCCAGAACGAAATCGTCTTCCCGGCCGCCATTCTACAGCCGCCGTTCTTCAGCGTCGCGGCCGACGACGCGGCCAATTACGGCGGCATCGGCGCGGTGATCGGCCATGAAATCAGCCATGGTTTCGACGACCAGGGCAGCCAGTTCGACGCCGACGGCAATCTGCGCGACTGGTGGACCGCCGAGGACAAGGAGCGCTTCCACGAATTGACCAGCAAGCTGGTGGCGCAGTACAACGCTTACGAACCGCTGCCGGGCAAGCATGTGAACGGCGAGCTGACGCTGGGCGAGAACATCGCCGACAACGCCGGCCTGCAGATCGCCTACAAGGCTTACCAGCTGTCGCTGGGCGGCAAGCCGGCGCCGGTGATAGACGGCATGAGCGGCGATCAGCGTTTCTTCTACGGCTTCGCGCAGATCTGGCGCGGCAAGGCCAGGGACGAGGCCCTGCTGGCCCGGTTGGTATCGGATCCGCACTCGCCGGAGGCTTTCCGCGCGATCGGCGCGACGTCCAATAGCGATGCTTTTCAGCAGGCTTTCGGCGTCAAGTCCGGCGACAAGATGTTCAAGCCGGAAGATAAGCGCATTCGCATCTGGTAA
- the dinG gene encoding ATP-dependent DNA helicase DinG produces MLTDAEKDAIRDHYRAISDRLPGFRPRAPQRRMLAEIANALSRAQEKVGDDWPERDGESIAVIEGPTGVGKSLAYLLAGGVMARARGKKLVVTSATVALQEQLVNRDLPFVVENSGLPLSFALAKGRGRYLCPYRLYGLTAQHSQQSLLQPDPMMALWDHKPEQAELDALNAMADAFHQRKWNGDRDSWEAVLEDGLWSRVTNDRHGCLKTACPNRVECPFYLARDTLENVDVVVANHDLMLADVSMGGGVILPSPEESFYCIDEAHHLAKKAINQFAAEHSLAQALGWLDKVGAAVVHAEAHTGKAELASNAIDSAAACVETLTEWQWLLGSEDALAVSSDNLEPSWLIEDGVLPERLKTSAANMAISARALSKQLDDMGNALAEARKDKSDGDLDKTATELGFLIGRAEQLSAVWDLFDTETPENAPPIAKWITRRAEGKGDYLFSASPVSAAASLAATLWRRAAGAILTSATLRSLGDFELLLSQTGLKWLPKVSCLALESPFNFDEQGELYLPPLLASPKDPGGHTREIIEWLPKLIDLSEAVGTLVLFSSRKQMQEVAAGLPATLKERLLIQGEIPKRTLLDSHHQRLKEQQASVIFGLDSFSEGLDLPGESCVHVIIAKLPFAMPDDPVGKTLSRWIEKRGGNPFIELTVPEASIKLVQAVGRLIRTERDYGRVTILDNRLTRQSYGKKLLASLPPFKRI; encoded by the coding sequence ATGCTGACCGATGCCGAAAAAGACGCCATTCGCGACCATTACCGCGCCATTTCCGACCGATTGCCGGGGTTCCGCCCGCGCGCGCCGCAGCGCCGCATGCTGGCCGAAATCGCCAACGCGCTGTCGCGCGCGCAGGAAAAGGTCGGCGACGACTGGCCGGAACGCGACGGCGAAAGCATCGCCGTGATCGAGGGGCCGACCGGCGTCGGCAAGAGCCTGGCCTATCTGCTGGCCGGCGGCGTGATGGCGCGCGCGCGCGGCAAGAAGCTGGTGGTCACCAGCGCCACCGTCGCGCTGCAGGAGCAGCTGGTCAACCGCGACCTGCCCTTCGTCGTCGAAAACAGCGGCCTGCCGCTGAGCTTCGCGCTGGCCAAGGGCCGCGGACGCTACCTGTGCCCGTACCGCCTGTACGGCTTGACCGCCCAGCATTCGCAGCAAAGCCTGCTGCAGCCGGACCCGATGATGGCGCTATGGGATCACAAGCCGGAGCAAGCCGAGCTGGACGCGCTGAACGCGATGGCCGACGCCTTCCATCAGCGCAAGTGGAACGGCGACCGCGACAGCTGGGAGGCCGTGCTCGAGGACGGCCTGTGGTCCCGCGTCACCAACGACCGCCACGGCTGTCTGAAAACCGCCTGTCCGAACCGTGTCGAGTGCCCGTTCTACCTGGCCCGCGACACGCTGGAAAATGTCGACGTGGTGGTGGCCAACCACGACCTGATGCTGGCCGACGTGTCGATGGGCGGCGGCGTCATCCTGCCGTCGCCCGAGGAAAGCTTTTACTGCATAGACGAGGCGCACCACCTGGCGAAGAAGGCGATCAACCAGTTCGCCGCCGAGCATTCGCTGGCCCAGGCGCTGGGCTGGCTGGACAAGGTCGGCGCGGCGGTCGTCCACGCAGAGGCCCACACCGGCAAGGCCGAGCTGGCCAGCAACGCGATAGACTCGGCCGCCGCCTGCGTCGAGACGCTGACCGAGTGGCAGTGGCTGCTGGGCAGCGAGGACGCGCTGGCCGTCAGCAGCGACAATCTGGAGCCGTCCTGGCTGATAGAGGACGGCGTGCTGCCGGAAAGGCTGAAAACCTCGGCCGCCAATATGGCTATCTCCGCCCGCGCGCTGTCCAAGCAGCTGGACGATATGGGCAACGCGCTGGCCGAGGCCCGCAAGGACAAGAGCGACGGCGACCTGGACAAGACCGCAACCGAGCTGGGTTTTCTGATCGGCCGCGCCGAGCAGCTGAGCGCGGTATGGGATTTGTTCGATACCGAAACGCCGGAGAACGCGCCGCCGATCGCCAAATGGATCACCCGCCGCGCCGAGGGCAAGGGCGATTATCTGTTCTCGGCCTCACCGGTCAGCGCCGCCGCCAGCCTGGCCGCCACACTGTGGCGCCGCGCCGCCGGCGCCATCCTGACCTCGGCCACGCTGCGCTCGCTGGGCGACTTCGAACTCTTGCTGTCGCAAACCGGCCTGAAATGGCTGCCCAAGGTCAGCTGCCTGGCGCTGGAATCGCCGTTCAATTTCGACGAGCAGGGCGAGCTCTATCTGCCCCCGCTGCTGGCCAGCCCTAAAGATCCGGGCGGCCATACCCGCGAAATCATCGAATGGCTGCCCAAGCTGATCGACCTGTCGGAAGCGGTCGGCACGCTGGTGCTGTTCTCGTCGCGCAAGCAGATGCAGGAAGTGGCGGCCGGCCTGCCGGCGACGCTGAAGGAACGCCTGCTGATCCAGGGCGAAATCCCGAAACGGACGCTGCTGGACAGCCACCATCAACGATTGAAGGAACAGCAGGCCAGCGTGATTTTCGGCCTGGATTCGTTTTCGGAAGGGCTGGACCTGCCCGGCGAGAGCTGCGTCCACGTCATCATCGCCAAACTGCCGTTCGCGATGCCGGACGATCCGGTCGGCAAGACCTTGTCGCGCTGGATAGAAAAACGCGGCGGCAACCCCTTCATCGAGCTGACGGTGCCGGAAGCGTCGATCAAGCTGGTCCAGGCCGTCGGCCGGCTGATCCGCACCGAACGCGATTACGGCCGCGTCACCATACTGGACAATCGCCTGACGCGGCAGAGTTACGGCAAAAAGCTGCTGGCCTCGCTGCCGCCATTCAAGCGCATATGA
- a CDS encoding biopolymer transporter ExbD, which translates to MAMNVGSSGEDDLMMEINTTPLIDVMLVMLIMLIITIPIQTHAVKLDMPQNTPSKPLTKPVVVQIDIAPDNAVMWNGERLQSREALETKLAAAGKAEPQPELHIKPNKDASYAPVAMVLAESQRLGLTKLGIVGSEQFVQ; encoded by the coding sequence ATGGCGATGAACGTGGGGTCGTCGGGAGAAGACGACCTGATGATGGAAATCAACACCACGCCGTTGATCGACGTGATGTTGGTGATGCTGATCATGCTGATCATCACGATACCGATCCAGACGCACGCGGTGAAGCTGGACATGCCGCAGAACACGCCGTCGAAGCCGTTGACGAAGCCGGTGGTGGTGCAGATCGACATCGCGCCGGACAACGCGGTGATGTGGAACGGCGAGCGTTTGCAGAGTCGCGAGGCGCTGGAAACCAAGCTGGCGGCGGCGGGCAAGGCGGAGCCGCAGCCGGAGTTGCACATCAAGCCGAACAAGGACGCGAGTTACGCGCCGGTGGCGATGGTGCTGGCGGAGTCGCAGCGTCTGGGCCTGACGAAGCTGGGCATCGTCGGATCGGAACAGTTCGTGCAGTAA
- a CDS encoding porin, whose amino-acid sequence MQKKNLAAIVASLFIVPVAAHADVTIYGFISAGIESAKATGSTTSQYNSRTRVVDENSRIGFKGWESLGGGTKAIWQVESSLRNFEQGGTNDKGQTATFATRNTFIGIDNTDVGRFLIGQNDSAYKVFTGSSASALGTDVFVNTTADNFSASSVNSRGEARLTNSIHWFSPNWAGFTLGGSWGVDEARVAGNDSKRISLGLGYNWGGLNVATAWDRQYDMAVKANTNSYNTSSTNDPTVLGLNSGKNVSFYSIAASYKFDFGTFIGGNYEWGTFDQVGGGQVKQDDWLIALGQDFGPASVKLSYGQLGALKNVGAGVNGDDFKAKQWTLGGYYNLSKSTQLLTYYTKITNNRLAKANFANNPVYDTGLGTSAAALTAGNSPQAFGVGMKVSF is encoded by the coding sequence ATGCAAAAGAAGAATCTGGCAGCTATCGTTGCATCGCTGTTCATCGTCCCGGTCGCGGCCCACGCCGACGTCACCATCTATGGTTTCATCAGCGCCGGCATCGAATCCGCCAAGGCCACTGGCTCGACCACCAGCCAATACAACTCCCGCACCCGCGTGGTGGACGAAAACTCCCGCATCGGCTTCAAAGGCTGGGAAAGCCTCGGCGGCGGCACCAAGGCGATCTGGCAGGTTGAAAGCAGCCTGCGCAACTTCGAGCAGGGCGGCACCAACGACAAGGGTCAAACCGCGACCTTCGCGACCCGCAACACCTTCATCGGCATCGACAACACCGATGTCGGCCGCTTCCTGATCGGCCAGAACGATTCCGCCTACAAGGTCTTCACCGGCAGCAGCGCCAGCGCGCTGGGCACCGACGTCTTCGTCAACACCACCGCCGACAACTTCAGCGCCAGCTCGGTCAACAGCCGCGGCGAAGCGCGTCTGACCAACTCCATCCACTGGTTCTCGCCGAACTGGGCCGGCTTCACGCTGGGCGGTTCCTGGGGCGTCGACGAGGCTCGCGTAGCCGGCAACGACTCCAAGCGCATCTCGCTGGGCCTGGGCTACAACTGGGGCGGCCTGAATGTTGCGACCGCCTGGGACCGTCAGTATGACATGGCAGTCAAAGCCAACACCAACAGCTACAATACCTCCAGCACCAACGATCCGACCGTCCTCGGCCTGAACTCCGGCAAGAATGTCAGCTTCTACAGCATCGCCGCCAGCTATAAGTTTGACTTCGGCACCTTCATCGGTGGCAACTACGAATGGGGTACCTTCGACCAGGTCGGCGGCGGCCAGGTCAAGCAGGACGACTGGCTGATCGCGCTGGGCCAGGACTTCGGCCCCGCCTCGGTCAAGCTGTCCTACGGCCAGCTGGGCGCGCTGAAGAACGTCGGCGCCGGCGTCAACGGCGACGACTTCAAGGCCAAGCAATGGACGTTGGGCGGCTACTACAACCTGTCCAAGTCCACCCAGCTGCTGACCTACTACACGAAGATCACCAACAATCGTCTGGCCAAGGCTAACTTCGCCAACAACCCGGTCTACGATACCGGCCTGGGCACCAGCGCCGCCGCTCTGACCGCCGGCAACAGCCCGCAGGCCTTCGGCGTCGGCATGAAGGTATCGTTCTAA
- a CDS encoding biopolymer transporter ExbD, translating to MARYKRIGHGRAEEDQVLSAINTTPLVDVMLVLLIIFLITVPVVTQTVKMTLPKEQNIPTQTKPENVVLGVGPDSRIYWNMTPVKDQAELLTRLVKEAKKDPQPEVHIRGDASAKYAPIGRIVLAVQQAGIVKIAFITEPPSPGGASE from the coding sequence ATGGCCCGATACAAGCGAATAGGGCACGGCCGGGCGGAAGAGGATCAGGTGCTGTCGGCGATCAACACCACGCCGTTGGTGGACGTGATGCTGGTGCTGCTGATCATCTTTCTGATCACGGTGCCGGTGGTGACGCAGACGGTGAAGATGACGCTGCCGAAAGAGCAGAACATTCCGACGCAGACCAAGCCGGAGAATGTGGTGCTGGGCGTGGGACCGGACAGCCGGATCTACTGGAACATGACGCCGGTGAAGGATCAGGCGGAACTGTTGACGCGTCTGGTGAAGGAAGCGAAGAAGGATCCGCAGCCGGAAGTGCACATCCGGGGCGACGCGTCGGCGAAGTACGCGCCGATAGGTCGCATCGTGCTGGCGGTGCAGCAGGCTGGGATCGTCAAGATCGCGTTTATCACGGAGCCGCCGAGTCCGGGCGGCGCGAGCGAGTAG
- a CDS encoding MotA/TolQ/ExbB proton channel family protein, whose amino-acid sequence MIKITRSLLGKVLGAAALMSALPALAAETVNTSNPYGIDALWSQGDFVARGTLIILLIMSASTWYVGIVKLLEQRRLIKQGHELLAHHGVELQKAASELADEGMYSAVAQAGIEAAGEHKGELANRVDLNTWVAMAISDAVDSASHHMQNGLSVIATVGSTAPFVGLFGTVWGIYHALVKIGTSGQASIDKVAGPVGEALIMTAIGLAVAVPAVLGYNWLVRRNKLVLDNVRVVSGRLHASLLNNPNR is encoded by the coding sequence ATGATCAAGATCACCCGATCCCTTCTGGGCAAAGTATTGGGCGCGGCCGCGCTGATGAGCGCGCTGCCGGCATTGGCGGCCGAGACCGTCAACACTTCGAATCCGTACGGTATCGACGCGCTGTGGTCGCAAGGCGACTTCGTGGCGCGCGGTACGCTGATTATTCTGCTGATCATGTCCGCGTCGACCTGGTATGTGGGCATCGTCAAGCTGTTGGAACAACGCCGCCTGATCAAGCAGGGGCATGAGTTGCTGGCCCACCATGGCGTGGAGCTGCAAAAGGCCGCCAGCGAGCTGGCGGACGAAGGAATGTACAGCGCGGTGGCGCAGGCCGGCATCGAGGCGGCGGGCGAGCACAAGGGCGAGCTGGCTAACCGCGTGGATCTGAACACCTGGGTGGCGATGGCGATTTCGGACGCGGTGGATTCGGCGAGCCACCACATGCAGAACGGCCTGTCGGTGATCGCGACGGTGGGTTCGACGGCGCCGTTCGTTGGTCTGTTCGGCACGGTCTGGGGCATTTACCACGCGCTGGTGAAGATCGGCACGTCGGGTCAGGCGTCGATCGACAAGGTGGCCGGTCCGGTGGGCGAGGCGCTGATCATGACGGCGATCGGTCTGGCGGTGGCGGTGCCGGCGGTGCTGGGTTACAACTGGCTGGTGCGTCGCAACAAGCTGGTGCTGGACAATGTGCGCGTGGTGTCCGGCCGCCTGCACGCCAGCCTGCTGAACAACCCGAACCGGTAA